One region of Oryza sativa Japonica Group chromosome 5, ASM3414082v1 genomic DNA includes:
- the LOC4338327 gene encoding uncharacterized protein, with amino-acid sequence MESFSNLLWKSAGATPAIRLSREESGSDTRLNSALGFFVFFLRTICNSWKDIHGPEGFSPSFEVRIKLDVPQIGNLRLFWSYDWWRSDWSDIVRVRDLLLKLFLRDGSVVRQTQVAISQKPSSLDRFSVRPQGFGSTSMVSAGGGGDKGIIKAMITHPKPSEEALIVPTNKSLVLQDSMVRTDLPPGAKVDPKVKTIVQRLLSTLEHEGARSQS; translated from the coding sequence ATGGAGTCCTTCTCCAATCTGCTATGGAAGTCTGCAGGGGCTACGCCTGCTATCCGGTTGAGCCGGGAGGAATCAGGATCTGATACGAGATTGAACTCTGCCCTTGGGTTCTTCGTGTTCTTTCTGAGAACTATATGCAACTCTTGGAAAGATATACATGGGCCTGAAGGATTTAGCCCTTCTTTTGAAGTCCGAATCAAACTTGATGTACCTCAGATTGGTAACCTAAGGTTGTTTTGGAGTTATGATTGGTGGAGATCGGATTGGTCTGATATCGTGCGGGTAAGGGACTTGTTGCTGAAACTCTTTTTAAGGGACGGATCGGTGGTGCGGCAAACGCAGGTTGCAATCTCCCAGAAGCCAAGTTCTCTAGATCGATTCTCTGTTCGTCCTCAAGGTTTCGGTTCTACTTCAATGGTGTCCGCAGGCGGTGGGGGTGACAAAGGGATCATCAAGGCGATGATTACCCACCCGAAGCCGTCTGAGGAGGCTCTGATTGTGCCGACGAACAAATCCTTAGTTCTGCAGGATTCGATGGTGAGAACAGATTTGCCACCCGGAGCAAAAGTGGATCCCAAAGTGAAGACTATTGTGCAGAGATTGTTGTCAACGTTAGAGCATGAAGGGGCTAGATCCCAATCCTAG